The sequence GATGCCGGCCGACTGCGCCACCGCCACCCAGTGGATCAGGTGGTTGGTCGAGCCGCCCGTGGCCAGCAGGGCCACCATGGCGTTGACAATCGCGCGTTCATCGACGACATGGCCGATGGGCGCAAAGCGTTTTGATTTGGTGATGCCAAGGACGGTGCGGGCGGCCTCGCGCGTGAGTTCGTCGCGCAGCATGTCGCCCGGCTGGACAAAGGCGGTGCCCGGCACATGCAGGCCCATGGCTTCCATCAGCATCTGGTTGCTGTTGGCCGTGCCGTAAAAGGTGCAGGTGCCGGGGCTGTGGTAGGACTTGAGTTCGCCTTCGAGCAGCGCATCGCGCCCAACCAGGCCCTGCGCGGCCTGTTCGCGAATCCGGGCTTTCTCCTTGTTCGGCAGGCCTGACGGCATGGGGCCGGCCGGAACGAACACCATCGGCAAATGCCCGAACTGCAGCGCGCCAATCAAGAGGCCGGGAACGATCTTGTCGCACACGCCGAGCAGCAGCGCGGCATCGAACATGTCGTGCGACAGGGCGACTGCCGTGCCCATGGCGATCACGTCGCGGCTGAACAGGCTCAGTTCCATGCCGCTGGTGCCCTGCGTCACGCCGTCGCACATGGCCGGAACACCGCCCGCCACCTGCGCCGTGGCGCCGTGCTTGCGCGCCTCGTCCTTGATCAGCGCCGGGTAGCTAAGGAGCGGCGTGTGCGCCGACAGCATGTCGTTGTAGGAAGTGACGATGCCGATGTTGGGCCGGCGCTCGGTCACGACCTTGAAGCGGTCGTCCAGCGGCATGCCGGCCACGGCATGCGCGATGTTGGCGCAGCCCATGCGGTCCATGCTGGGCTTGCGGCTGCTGTCGGCCTGCAATTGAGCCAGATAGGCATTGCGCGTCGGCCGGCTGCGCTCGACTATGCGGGCGGTGATGTCTGAAACTGCTGAATGAAGCGCCATGGTGCAACCTTTAAATCGAGCCATCCCAAAGATGGGGATGTAACTTTATTACGGCGTCTATGGTAACCAGAATGAAAGCACTTTTCCACCTGAATGGTTACTTTGCAGTTACCAAACAAGACCAACAGGTGGCGCAAAAAAATCCGCAGTGCGCGAAGCACTGCGGATTTTTGTTACCGGGTCCAGCCCTGAAGGCTGCCATGGCGCTGGTTATTGAAGGCTGATTTCGACGCGGCGCGCTTCGGCGTTGGGGCCGCTGCCGGTGATCTGCTCGGGCTTTTTGAGTTCGATCTGGCCTTCGGCAACGCCTGCTGCGGTCAGGGCGTCACGCACGGCCAGCGCGCGCTGCTTGGCCAGCTCGGCGTTTTGCGCCGCATTGCCGGTCGCGTCGTGGAAACCCGAAATCACCAGCTTGCGGCCCGCCTGCGCGCCCTTGACCACGTCGGTCAGCGCTTCGCTAGCGCCGGCGGCCAGGTCGGCCTTGCCGGAAGCAAAGTAGAACTTGACAACGCCCTGCTCGACCTTGACGCTGGCCGCATCCGAAGCCGCCTGCGCATCGCTGGACGCTGCGGGCAAGCTTGCCGCGCCCGGCATGCCAGCTGCCACGGCTGCCGGAGCGCTTGCGGCCTTGACCGAAGCGCCGCGA comes from Polaromonas naphthalenivorans CJ2 and encodes:
- the edd gene encoding phosphogluconate dehydratase — translated: MALHSAVSDITARIVERSRPTRNAYLAQLQADSSRKPSMDRMGCANIAHAVAGMPLDDRFKVVTERRPNIGIVTSYNDMLSAHTPLLSYPALIKDEARKHGATAQVAGGVPAMCDGVTQGTSGMELSLFSRDVIAMGTAVALSHDMFDAALLLGVCDKIVPGLLIGALQFGHLPMVFVPAGPMPSGLPNKEKARIREQAAQGLVGRDALLEGELKSYHSPGTCTFYGTANSNQMLMEAMGLHVPGTAFVQPGDMLRDELTREAARTVLGITKSKRFAPIGHVVDERAIVNAMVALLATGGSTNHLIHWVAVAQSAGIVIDWNDFSALSDVVPLLTHVYPNGSADVNQFQAAGGPGLVIRELLDAGFMHEDVLTVRAGGIREYASVPALEGAALAWHAVGDSKDEAIVRPAGRPFSATGGLKLLTGNLGRSVIKVSAVPDDRHVIEAPARVFDSQEDLLLAFNSGELERLCNETAARGVVCVVRWQGPQANGMPELHKLTPPLAVLQGKGFMVALVTDGRMSGASGKVPAAIHVSPEAAAGGPLAKVVDGDVVRVDALTGELRVLVDEAEWAARPASIMPDELRRQNGVGMGRGLFTGMRRHALTAEEGALSWM
- a CDS encoding OmpA family protein, whose protein sequence is MFSQDDDSQQRVALFLVFGLIAIVVASVLVFGVKHRGASVKAASAPAAVAAGMPGAASLPAASSDAQAASDAASVKVEQGVVKFYFASGKADLAAGASEALTDVVKGAQAGRKLVISGFHDATGNAAQNAELAKQRALAVRDALTAAGVAEGQIELKKPEQITGSGPNAEARRVEISLQ